The following proteins are encoded in a genomic region of Brachypodium distachyon strain Bd21 chromosome 1, Brachypodium_distachyon_v3.0, whole genome shotgun sequence:
- the LOC100845864 gene encoding FRIGIDA-like protein 4a, whose protein sequence is MASPAAAAGDGALTGEAVSAGFAELERQQQLLASCTRLYQQLSDHFASLERGLAARSDAIRHKRRAVEARTGRALDSLRRRELSIDGSVSRALEQLDSLAAAGGSGGQEGSSVSEDAAGLADGLRALCARMDSAAFFGFVAARRKEADSLRSEMPPALKCCVDPAKFVMDAVADVFPVDRREAKNPADLAWACVLILEAAVPALADPDPEIGAARPLVPRAARERARGMAREWKEAVELKGGVEGAKPPDAHAFLQLVVTFAVAERADRLLYRRIVVSFSWRRQMPRLALAVGLDEDMPDIIEELIAKRQQLDAVNFAYEAGLQEKFPPVPLLKSYLEDSKKTSCTVSDNLSTSSGQSGSNTNKKEQSALRAVIKCIEDRKLESEFPPEDLQKQLEDLEKAKTEKKKASSSASSGGSSEPANKRIRASNGGPMPPAKAGRLANNTSVSSLPVAATFVRSPSHTSYASPSQTSYASPSHTSYASPPHTSYATASPYPYDRPAAPGLYCNRSPPAIREPYIYRAEELPSVSFGMPYPSPPMTYPAPYGGYTNGLPAYNNGMAPAFHQAYYR, encoded by the exons atggcctcgccggcggcggcggcgggggatggGGCGCTGACGGGGGAGGCGGTGAGCGCGGGGTTCGCGGAGCtggagcggcagcagcagctgctggccAGCTGCACGCGCCTGTACCAGCAGCTCTCGGACCACTTCGCGTCGCTGGAGCGCGGGCTGGCGGCGCGCTCCGACGCGATCCGCCACAAGCGGCGCGCCGTGGAGGCGCGCACGGGCCGCGCGCTCGACTCGCTCCGCCGGCGCGAGCTCTCCATCGACGGCTCCGTCTCCCGCGCGCTCGAGCAGCTCGACTCCCTCGCGGCCGCAGGAGGCTCTGGAGGCCAGGAGGGGTCGTCCGTCTCCGAGGACGCCGCGGGCCTCGCCGACGGCCTCAGGGCGCTCTGCGCCAGGATGGACTCCGCGGCCTTCTTCGGCttcgtcgccgcgcgccgcaAGGAGGCCGACTCGCTGCGCTCCGAGATGCCGCCCGCGCTCAAGTGCTGCGTGGATCCGGCCAAGTTCGTCAtggacgccgtcgccgacgtcTTCCCCGTCGACAGGCGGGAGGCGAAGAACCCCGCCGACCTGGCCTGGGCCTGCGTGCTCATCCTGGAGGCGGCCGTGCCGGCGCTGGCCGACCCGGACCCGGAGATCGGGGCGGCACGGCCCTTGGTGCCGCGGGCCGCGCGTGAGCGCGCGCGGGGCATGGCGAGGGAGTggaaggaggcggtggagctcAAGGGTGGGGTGGAGGGGGCCAAGCCCCCCGACGCGCACGCCTTCCTGCAGCTCGTCGTCACATTCGCCGTCGCGGAGAGGGCCGACCGCCTGCTGTACCGGAGGATCGTGGTCAGCTTCTCCTGGCGCCGACAGATGCCCCGCCTCGCTCTGGCCGTCGGACTCGACGAAGATATGCCTG ATATCATCGAGGAACTAATTGCTAAGAGGCAGCAGCTTGATGCAGTGAATTTTGCATATGAGGCTGGACTTCAGGAGAAGTTCCCCCCAGTTCCTCTTTTGAAATCCTATTTGGAGGACTCGAAGAAGACATCATGTACTGTTTCAGATAACTTGAGCACCAGCAGTGGCCAATCTGGG AGCAAcacaaacaagaaagagcagtcAGCGTTGAGAGCTGTGATAAAGTGCATTGAGGACCGCAAACTGGAATCTGAGTTTCCACCAGAGGATCTTCAGAAGCAGCTTGAAGACCTGGAGAAGGCCAAGACCGAGAAGAAAAAGGCATCCTCAAGCGCCTCCAGCGGCGGTAGCAGCGAGCCTGCCAACAAGCGCATCCGGGCAAGCAATGGAGGCCCGATGCCTCCTGCTAAGGCAGGGCGTCTCGCTAACAACACTTCTGTGTCTTCGTTACCAGTGGCCGCCACATTTGTCCGCTCCCCATCTCACACATCATATGCCTCCCCATCTCAAACATCATATGCCTCCCCATCTCACACATCATATGCCTCCCCACCTCACACATCATATGCCACAGCCTCTCCCTACCCTTATGATAGGCCGGCCGCCCCTGGCCTCTACTGTAACCGGAGCCCTCCGGCGATCAGGGAGCCATATATCTACCGTGCTGAGGAGCTACCCAGTGTCAGCTTTGGAATGCCGTACCCCTCCCCTCCCATGACCTACCCTGCACCCTATGGCGGATACACCAATGGACTGCCAGCTTACAACAATGGAATGGCCCCTGCATTCCACCAGGCTTACTACCGGTAG